The proteins below are encoded in one region of Pseudobacteriovorax antillogorgiicola:
- a CDS encoding response regulator: MSTKVEKLAEEGDPEAQCSLAFLFEIGLDRDVDLDQALSWWRKAADQGHPIALEKVSAITGEPMPEQPASNPKQSHTRDGVEVRTKVLLIEDEDDLRALLEAELEENGFHVMAAVDGQEGLNKLIATPGVHLIITDLKMPRMNGIQFIKTLRKMRIAETAGLIVMTSYSKPELIETGRKMKVDHWLAKPFDLTKIVETVNQVLKKRQRVA, from the coding sequence ATGTCAACTAAGGTGGAAAAACTGGCGGAAGAAGGCGACCCCGAAGCGCAGTGCTCCCTAGCCTTTCTCTTCGAAATTGGCCTGGATCGTGACGTCGACCTCGATCAAGCCTTATCCTGGTGGCGAAAAGCAGCTGATCAAGGTCACCCCATTGCACTTGAGAAAGTTTCAGCCATTACTGGCGAACCCATGCCTGAGCAACCTGCATCAAATCCGAAGCAATCCCATACAAGAGATGGAGTGGAAGTTCGAACAAAGGTTCTTCTCATTGAGGACGAAGACGATTTGCGAGCCTTACTAGAAGCCGAACTCGAAGAAAACGGCTTTCATGTGATGGCTGCGGTCGATGGCCAGGAAGGGCTCAACAAACTTATTGCTACTCCCGGCGTTCACCTCATCATTACAGACTTAAAAATGCCCAGGATGAATGGCATTCAGTTCATCAAGACCTTGCGCAAGATGAGAATTGCGGAAACAGCTGGGCTAATTGTGATGACTTCGTATTCGAAGCCTGAGTTGATCGAAACTGGACGAAAGATGAAGGTCGATCATTGGCTGGCTAAACCCTTCGATCTGACCAAGATCGTAGAAACTGTCAACCAGGTTCTAAAAAAGAGGCAGCGCGT